In Macadamia integrifolia cultivar HAES 741 chromosome 5, SCU_Mint_v3, whole genome shotgun sequence, a single window of DNA contains:
- the LOC122078617 gene encoding D-cysteine desulfhydrase 2, mitochondrial-like isoform X7, with protein MRLQQLPRNPAMSGTKDELRSRAFSNSSRGIPQPKHCGKTFMSELLTRRWALLSPDTKIHQITLSEMQLQQGGMASVRYTFSNNTQPSLGDMMEKNKQGLSFYVVRDDLLHPLVNGNKARKLDGLLPILEHLLVTDVVTCGGCQSAHTAAIAFSCAERGLKSHLLLRGEQPEVLTAYNLISTMYGNVTYIPRSIYAKRAEMLERHADFVAGGGSVIQLTDILNTSFASWNSEEVAFAQVEALRSTVTSCGAGKYPRKVIIINEGAGDAIGLLGVIRLVEYLSQTHLFGKEQPIKLVVDAGTGTTAIGLAIGARCLGLPWEVTAVMLADSVEGYKKQEERLISDFKMYCVLHPSDHAFDGLDGGIVHWVERIHRRK; from the exons ATGAGACTCCAACAGTTACCAAGAAACCCTGCAATGTCTGGCACGAAAGACGAGCTTCGTTCCAGAGCATTTTCGAACAGTTCCCGG GGCATTCCTCAACCAAAGCATTGTGGTAAAACCTTTATGTCAGAATTGCTTACTAGAAGATGGGCATTGCTTAGTCCAGATACAAAAATCCACCAAATAACACTGTCTGAAATGCAATTACAGCAGGGAGGAATGGCATCTGTCAGGTATACCTTTTCAAATAATACGCAGCCATCTTTAGGTGACatgatggagaagaacaagCAAGGACTATCCTTTTATGTTGTGAGGGATGATTTGTTGCATCCTTTGGTGAATGGTAATAAGGCGAGAAAACTGGATGGCTTGCTTCCAATTTTGGAACATCTTTTGGTTACTGATGTG GTCACATGTGGAGGTTGTCAGAGTGCACACACAGCGGCCATTG CTTTTTCTTGTGCAGAGAGAGGGCTGAAGTCACATTTACTTCTACGAGGAGAACAACCTGAGGTTCTGACAGCATACAACCTGATATCCACTATGTATGGGAATGTCACTTACATTCCAAGATCAATTTATGCGAAGAGAGCAGAAATGCTGGAAAGGCATGCTGATTTTGTGGCAGGTGGTGGTTCTGTGATACAGTTAACTGATATACTCAATACATCATTTGCTTCTTGGAACTCTGAGGAAGTAGCCTTTGCACAAGTAGAAGCTTTGAGAAGCACTGTTACATCATGTGGAGCTGGAAAATATCCTAGAAAAGTTATTATAATTAATGAAGGTGCAGGGGATGCCATAGGATTATTAG GTGTCATTCGCCTTGTGGAGTACCTCTCCCAAACTCATTTATTTGGGAAAGAACAGCCCATAAAACTGGTTGTGGATGCTGGTACTGGGACCACAGCAATTGGTTTAGCTATTGGGGCCAGATGTTTAGG ACTGCCATGGGAAGTAACTGCAGTGATGCTGGCGGATTCTGTCGAAGGGTACAAGAAGCAGGAGGAACGCTTGATTTCTGATTTCAAGATGTATTGTGTTTTGCATCCTTCTGACCATGCTTTTGATGGACTGGATGGTggaattgtgcattgggtagaACGCATCCATCGAAGAAAGTAA
- the LOC122078617 gene encoding D-cysteine desulfhydrase 2, mitochondrial-like isoform X6, which translates to MASVRYTFSNNTQPSLGDMMEKNKQGLSFYVVRDDLLHPLVNGNKARKLDGLLPILEHLLVTDVVTCGGCQSAHTAAIAFSCAERGLKSHLLLRGEQPEVLTAYNLISTMYGNVTYIPRSIYAKRAEMLERHADFVAGGGSVIQLTDILNTSFASWNSEEVAFAQVEALRSTVTSCGAGKYPRKVIIINEGAGDAIGLLGVIRLVEYLSQTHLFGKEQPIKLVVDAGTGTTAIGLAIGARCLGLPWEVTAVMLADSVEGYKKQEERLISDFKMYCVLHPSDHAFDGLDGGIVHWVERIHRRKFGNVLEGEVEACQQIAKQTGVLVDPIYTLAAWEHATFLCQKTSDRDTKVVVLHTGGTLGMFGLAQRYKSIFQSLRSTNPTSV; encoded by the exons ATGGCATCTGTCAGGTATACCTTTTCAAATAATACGCAGCCATCTTTAGGTGACatgatggagaagaacaagCAAGGACTATCCTTTTATGTTGTGAGGGATGATTTGTTGCATCCTTTGGTGAATGGTAATAAGGCGAGAAAACTGGATGGCTTGCTTCCAATTTTGGAACATCTTTTGGTTACTGATGTG GTCACATGTGGAGGTTGTCAGAGTGCACACACAGCGGCCATTG CTTTTTCTTGTGCAGAGAGAGGGCTGAAGTCACATTTACTTCTACGAGGAGAACAACCTGAGGTTCTGACAGCATACAACCTGATATCCACTATGTATGGGAATGTCACTTACATTCCAAGATCAATTTATGCGAAGAGAGCAGAAATGCTGGAAAGGCATGCTGATTTTGTGGCAGGTGGTGGTTCTGTGATACAGTTAACTGATATACTCAATACATCATTTGCTTCTTGGAACTCTGAGGAAGTAGCCTTTGCACAAGTAGAAGCTTTGAGAAGCACTGTTACATCATGTGGAGCTGGAAAATATCCTAGAAAAGTTATTATAATTAATGAAGGTGCAGGGGATGCCATAGGATTATTAG GTGTCATTCGCCTTGTGGAGTACCTCTCCCAAACTCATTTATTTGGGAAAGAACAGCCCATAAAACTGGTTGTGGATGCTGGTACTGGGACCACAGCAATTGGTTTAGCTATTGGGGCCAGATGTTTAGG ACTGCCATGGGAAGTAACTGCAGTGATGCTGGCGGATTCTGTCGAAGGGTACAAGAAGCAGGAGGAACGCTTGATTTCTGATTTCAAGATGTATTGTGTTTTGCATCCTTCTGACCATGCTTTTGATGGACTGGATGGTggaattgtgcattgggtagaACGCATCCATCGAAGAAA ATTTGGCAATGTGTTGGAGGGGGAAGTAGAGGCATGCCAACAAATTGCGAAGCAAACTGGTGTTCTTGTGGATCCTATCTACACCTTGGCTGCTTGGGAACATGCGACATTCCTTTGCCAGAAGACTTCTGATAGGGATACCAAAGTGGTGGTGCTTCACACTGGGGGAACACTTGGCATGTTTGGATTGGCACAAAGGTACAAATCTATTTTCCAATCACTCAGAAGCACAAATCCCACTTCCGTTTAA
- the LOC122078617 gene encoding D-cysteine desulfhydrase 2, mitochondrial-like isoform X1, whose translation MRLQQLPRNPAMSGTKDELRSRAFSNSSRGIPQPKHCGKTFMSELLTRRWALLSPDTKIHQITLSEMQLQQGGMASVRYTFSNNTQPSLGDMMEKNKQGLSFYVVRDDLLHPLVNGNKARKLDGLLPILEHLLVTDVVTCGGCQSAHTAAIAFSCAERGLKSHLLLRGEQPEVLTAYNLISTMYGNVTYIPRSIYAKRAEMLERHADFVAGGGSVIQLTDILNTSFASWNSEEVAFAQVEALRSTVTSCGAGKYPRKVIIINEGAGDAIGLLGVIRLVEYLSQTHLFGKEQPIKLVVDAGTGTTAIGLAIGARCLGLPWEVTAVMLADSVEGYKKQEERLISDFKMYCVLHPSDHAFDGLDGGIVHWVERIHRRKFGNVLEGEVEACQQIAKQTGVLVDPIYTLAAWEHATFLCQKTSDRDTKVVVLHTGGTLGMFGLAQRYKSIFQSLRSTNPTSV comes from the exons ATGAGACTCCAACAGTTACCAAGAAACCCTGCAATGTCTGGCACGAAAGACGAGCTTCGTTCCAGAGCATTTTCGAACAGTTCCCGG GGCATTCCTCAACCAAAGCATTGTGGTAAAACCTTTATGTCAGAATTGCTTACTAGAAGATGGGCATTGCTTAGTCCAGATACAAAAATCCACCAAATAACACTGTCTGAAATGCAATTACAGCAGGGAGGAATGGCATCTGTCAGGTATACCTTTTCAAATAATACGCAGCCATCTTTAGGTGACatgatggagaagaacaagCAAGGACTATCCTTTTATGTTGTGAGGGATGATTTGTTGCATCCTTTGGTGAATGGTAATAAGGCGAGAAAACTGGATGGCTTGCTTCCAATTTTGGAACATCTTTTGGTTACTGATGTG GTCACATGTGGAGGTTGTCAGAGTGCACACACAGCGGCCATTG CTTTTTCTTGTGCAGAGAGAGGGCTGAAGTCACATTTACTTCTACGAGGAGAACAACCTGAGGTTCTGACAGCATACAACCTGATATCCACTATGTATGGGAATGTCACTTACATTCCAAGATCAATTTATGCGAAGAGAGCAGAAATGCTGGAAAGGCATGCTGATTTTGTGGCAGGTGGTGGTTCTGTGATACAGTTAACTGATATACTCAATACATCATTTGCTTCTTGGAACTCTGAGGAAGTAGCCTTTGCACAAGTAGAAGCTTTGAGAAGCACTGTTACATCATGTGGAGCTGGAAAATATCCTAGAAAAGTTATTATAATTAATGAAGGTGCAGGGGATGCCATAGGATTATTAG GTGTCATTCGCCTTGTGGAGTACCTCTCCCAAACTCATTTATTTGGGAAAGAACAGCCCATAAAACTGGTTGTGGATGCTGGTACTGGGACCACAGCAATTGGTTTAGCTATTGGGGCCAGATGTTTAGG ACTGCCATGGGAAGTAACTGCAGTGATGCTGGCGGATTCTGTCGAAGGGTACAAGAAGCAGGAGGAACGCTTGATTTCTGATTTCAAGATGTATTGTGTTTTGCATCCTTCTGACCATGCTTTTGATGGACTGGATGGTggaattgtgcattgggtagaACGCATCCATCGAAGAAA ATTTGGCAATGTGTTGGAGGGGGAAGTAGAGGCATGCCAACAAATTGCGAAGCAAACTGGTGTTCTTGTGGATCCTATCTACACCTTGGCTGCTTGGGAACATGCGACATTCCTTTGCCAGAAGACTTCTGATAGGGATACCAAAGTGGTGGTGCTTCACACTGGGGGAACACTTGGCATGTTTGGATTGGCACAAAGGTACAAATCTATTTTCCAATCACTCAGAAGCACAAATCCCACTTCCGTTTAA
- the LOC122078901 gene encoding peptide methionine sulfoxide reductase-like, with product MSSGATAMGNRTTSPQDPDMDLKDRPGLEFAQFAAGCFWGVELAFQRVEGVVKTEVGYSQGHAADPTYQLVCTGTTNHAEIVRVQFDPSVCPYTNLLFLFWSRHDPTTLNRQGGDVGSQYRSGIYYYSETQAQLPQESKEAKQKEIIGKNIVTEILPAKKFYRAEESHQQYLEKGGRNGSKQSARKGCNDPIRCYG from the exons ATGTCGAGCGGCGCCACGGCAATGGGGAATCGTACAACTTCACCGCAGGATCCCGACATGGATCTGAAGGACCGCCCAGGTCTCGAGTTCGCCCAGTTCGCCGCGGGGTGTTTCTGGGGAGTGGAACTGGCGTTTCAACGCGTAGAAGGTGTGGTGAAGACGGAGGTTGGGTATTCTCAGGGTCACGCCGCCGATCCCACCTACCAACTGGTCTGCACCGGAACCACCAACCACGCCGAAATCGTCAGGGTCCAATTTGATCCCTCTGTGTGCCCCTACACCAACCTTCTCTTCCTGTTCTGGTCTCGCCACGATCCCACCACTCTGAATCGCCAG GGTGGTGATGTGGGCTCACAGTACCGATCCGGAATCTACTACTACAGTGAGACCCAAGCTCAgttgccccaggaatccaaggAAGCAAAGCAAAAGGAGATAATAGGTAAAAACATAGTTACAGAGATTCTTCCTGCGAAGAAGTTCTACCGTGCAGAAGAGTCTCATCAGCAATATCTGGAGAAAGGTGGACGAAACGGGTCAAAGCAATCGGCTAGGAAAGGTTGCAATGACCCTATCAGATGCTATGGTTGA
- the LOC122078617 gene encoding D-cysteine desulfhydrase 2, mitochondrial-like isoform X5, with the protein MRLQQLPRNPAMSGTKDELRSRAFSNSSRGIPQPKHCGKTFMSELLTRRWALLSPDTKIHQITLSEMQLQQGGMASVRYTFSNNTQPSLGDMMEKNKQGLSFYVVRDDLLHPLVNGNKARKLDGLLPILEHLLVTDVVTCGGCQSAHTAAIAFSCAERGLKSHLLLRGEQPEVLTAYNLISTMYGNVTYIPRSIYAKRAEMLERHADFVAGVIRLVEYLSQTHLFGKEQPIKLVVDAGTGTTAIGLAIGARCLGLPWEVTAVMLADSVEGYKKQEERLISDFKMYCVLHPSDHAFDGLDGGIVHWVERIHRRKFGNVLEGEVEACQQIAKQTGVLVDPIYTLAAWEHATFLCQKTSDRDTKVVVLHTGGTLGMFGLAQRYKSIFQSLRSTNPTSV; encoded by the exons ATGAGACTCCAACAGTTACCAAGAAACCCTGCAATGTCTGGCACGAAAGACGAGCTTCGTTCCAGAGCATTTTCGAACAGTTCCCGG GGCATTCCTCAACCAAAGCATTGTGGTAAAACCTTTATGTCAGAATTGCTTACTAGAAGATGGGCATTGCTTAGTCCAGATACAAAAATCCACCAAATAACACTGTCTGAAATGCAATTACAGCAGGGAGGAATGGCATCTGTCAGGTATACCTTTTCAAATAATACGCAGCCATCTTTAGGTGACatgatggagaagaacaagCAAGGACTATCCTTTTATGTTGTGAGGGATGATTTGTTGCATCCTTTGGTGAATGGTAATAAGGCGAGAAAACTGGATGGCTTGCTTCCAATTTTGGAACATCTTTTGGTTACTGATGTG GTCACATGTGGAGGTTGTCAGAGTGCACACACAGCGGCCATTG CTTTTTCTTGTGCAGAGAGAGGGCTGAAGTCACATTTACTTCTACGAGGAGAACAACCTGAGGTTCTGACAGCATACAACCTGATATCCACTATGTATGGGAATGTCACTTACATTCCAAGATCAATTTATGCGAAGAGAGCAGAAATGCTGGAAAGGCATGCTGATTTTGTGGCAG GTGTCATTCGCCTTGTGGAGTACCTCTCCCAAACTCATTTATTTGGGAAAGAACAGCCCATAAAACTGGTTGTGGATGCTGGTACTGGGACCACAGCAATTGGTTTAGCTATTGGGGCCAGATGTTTAGG ACTGCCATGGGAAGTAACTGCAGTGATGCTGGCGGATTCTGTCGAAGGGTACAAGAAGCAGGAGGAACGCTTGATTTCTGATTTCAAGATGTATTGTGTTTTGCATCCTTCTGACCATGCTTTTGATGGACTGGATGGTggaattgtgcattgggtagaACGCATCCATCGAAGAAA ATTTGGCAATGTGTTGGAGGGGGAAGTAGAGGCATGCCAACAAATTGCGAAGCAAACTGGTGTTCTTGTGGATCCTATCTACACCTTGGCTGCTTGGGAACATGCGACATTCCTTTGCCAGAAGACTTCTGATAGGGATACCAAAGTGGTGGTGCTTCACACTGGGGGAACACTTGGCATGTTTGGATTGGCACAAAGGTACAAATCTATTTTCCAATCACTCAGAAGCACAAATCCCACTTCCGTTTAA
- the LOC122078617 gene encoding D-cysteine desulfhydrase 2, mitochondrial-like isoform X2, whose protein sequence is MRLQQLPRNPAMSGTKDELRSRAFSNSSRGIPQPKHCGKTFMSELLTRRWALLSPDTKIHQITLSEMQLQQGGMASVRYTFSNNTQPSLGDMMEKNKQGLSFYVVRDDLLHPLVNGNKARKLDGLLPILEHLLVTDVVTCGGCQSAHTAAIERGLKSHLLLRGEQPEVLTAYNLISTMYGNVTYIPRSIYAKRAEMLERHADFVAGGGSVIQLTDILNTSFASWNSEEVAFAQVEALRSTVTSCGAGKYPRKVIIINEGAGDAIGLLGVIRLVEYLSQTHLFGKEQPIKLVVDAGTGTTAIGLAIGARCLGLPWEVTAVMLADSVEGYKKQEERLISDFKMYCVLHPSDHAFDGLDGGIVHWVERIHRRKFGNVLEGEVEACQQIAKQTGVLVDPIYTLAAWEHATFLCQKTSDRDTKVVVLHTGGTLGMFGLAQRYKSIFQSLRSTNPTSV, encoded by the exons ATGAGACTCCAACAGTTACCAAGAAACCCTGCAATGTCTGGCACGAAAGACGAGCTTCGTTCCAGAGCATTTTCGAACAGTTCCCGG GGCATTCCTCAACCAAAGCATTGTGGTAAAACCTTTATGTCAGAATTGCTTACTAGAAGATGGGCATTGCTTAGTCCAGATACAAAAATCCACCAAATAACACTGTCTGAAATGCAATTACAGCAGGGAGGAATGGCATCTGTCAGGTATACCTTTTCAAATAATACGCAGCCATCTTTAGGTGACatgatggagaagaacaagCAAGGACTATCCTTTTATGTTGTGAGGGATGATTTGTTGCATCCTTTGGTGAATGGTAATAAGGCGAGAAAACTGGATGGCTTGCTTCCAATTTTGGAACATCTTTTGGTTACTGATGTG GTCACATGTGGAGGTTGTCAGAGTGCACACACAGCGGCCATTG AGAGAGGGCTGAAGTCACATTTACTTCTACGAGGAGAACAACCTGAGGTTCTGACAGCATACAACCTGATATCCACTATGTATGGGAATGTCACTTACATTCCAAGATCAATTTATGCGAAGAGAGCAGAAATGCTGGAAAGGCATGCTGATTTTGTGGCAGGTGGTGGTTCTGTGATACAGTTAACTGATATACTCAATACATCATTTGCTTCTTGGAACTCTGAGGAAGTAGCCTTTGCACAAGTAGAAGCTTTGAGAAGCACTGTTACATCATGTGGAGCTGGAAAATATCCTAGAAAAGTTATTATAATTAATGAAGGTGCAGGGGATGCCATAGGATTATTAG GTGTCATTCGCCTTGTGGAGTACCTCTCCCAAACTCATTTATTTGGGAAAGAACAGCCCATAAAACTGGTTGTGGATGCTGGTACTGGGACCACAGCAATTGGTTTAGCTATTGGGGCCAGATGTTTAGG ACTGCCATGGGAAGTAACTGCAGTGATGCTGGCGGATTCTGTCGAAGGGTACAAGAAGCAGGAGGAACGCTTGATTTCTGATTTCAAGATGTATTGTGTTTTGCATCCTTCTGACCATGCTTTTGATGGACTGGATGGTggaattgtgcattgggtagaACGCATCCATCGAAGAAA ATTTGGCAATGTGTTGGAGGGGGAAGTAGAGGCATGCCAACAAATTGCGAAGCAAACTGGTGTTCTTGTGGATCCTATCTACACCTTGGCTGCTTGGGAACATGCGACATTCCTTTGCCAGAAGACTTCTGATAGGGATACCAAAGTGGTGGTGCTTCACACTGGGGGAACACTTGGCATGTTTGGATTGGCACAAAGGTACAAATCTATTTTCCAATCACTCAGAAGCACAAATCCCACTTCCGTTTAA
- the LOC122078617 gene encoding D-cysteine desulfhydrase 2, mitochondrial-like isoform X3 has product MSELLTRRWALLSPDTKIHQITLSEMQLQQGGMASVRYTFSNNTQPSLGDMMEKNKQGLSFYVVRDDLLHPLVNGNKARKLDGLLPILEHLLVTDVVTCGGCQSAHTAAIAFSCAERGLKSHLLLRGEQPEVLTAYNLISTMYGNVTYIPRSIYAKRAEMLERHADFVAGGGSVIQLTDILNTSFASWNSEEVAFAQVEALRSTVTSCGAGKYPRKVIIINEGAGDAIGLLGVIRLVEYLSQTHLFGKEQPIKLVVDAGTGTTAIGLAIGARCLGLPWEVTAVMLADSVEGYKKQEERLISDFKMYCVLHPSDHAFDGLDGGIVHWVERIHRRKFGNVLEGEVEACQQIAKQTGVLVDPIYTLAAWEHATFLCQKTSDRDTKVVVLHTGGTLGMFGLAQRYKSIFQSLRSTNPTSV; this is encoded by the exons ATGTCAGAATTGCTTACTAGAAGATGGGCATTGCTTAGTCCAGATACAAAAATCCACCAAATAACACTGTCTGAAATGCAATTACAGCAGGGAGGAATGGCATCTGTCAGGTATACCTTTTCAAATAATACGCAGCCATCTTTAGGTGACatgatggagaagaacaagCAAGGACTATCCTTTTATGTTGTGAGGGATGATTTGTTGCATCCTTTGGTGAATGGTAATAAGGCGAGAAAACTGGATGGCTTGCTTCCAATTTTGGAACATCTTTTGGTTACTGATGTG GTCACATGTGGAGGTTGTCAGAGTGCACACACAGCGGCCATTG CTTTTTCTTGTGCAGAGAGAGGGCTGAAGTCACATTTACTTCTACGAGGAGAACAACCTGAGGTTCTGACAGCATACAACCTGATATCCACTATGTATGGGAATGTCACTTACATTCCAAGATCAATTTATGCGAAGAGAGCAGAAATGCTGGAAAGGCATGCTGATTTTGTGGCAGGTGGTGGTTCTGTGATACAGTTAACTGATATACTCAATACATCATTTGCTTCTTGGAACTCTGAGGAAGTAGCCTTTGCACAAGTAGAAGCTTTGAGAAGCACTGTTACATCATGTGGAGCTGGAAAATATCCTAGAAAAGTTATTATAATTAATGAAGGTGCAGGGGATGCCATAGGATTATTAG GTGTCATTCGCCTTGTGGAGTACCTCTCCCAAACTCATTTATTTGGGAAAGAACAGCCCATAAAACTGGTTGTGGATGCTGGTACTGGGACCACAGCAATTGGTTTAGCTATTGGGGCCAGATGTTTAGG ACTGCCATGGGAAGTAACTGCAGTGATGCTGGCGGATTCTGTCGAAGGGTACAAGAAGCAGGAGGAACGCTTGATTTCTGATTTCAAGATGTATTGTGTTTTGCATCCTTCTGACCATGCTTTTGATGGACTGGATGGTggaattgtgcattgggtagaACGCATCCATCGAAGAAA ATTTGGCAATGTGTTGGAGGGGGAAGTAGAGGCATGCCAACAAATTGCGAAGCAAACTGGTGTTCTTGTGGATCCTATCTACACCTTGGCTGCTTGGGAACATGCGACATTCCTTTGCCAGAAGACTTCTGATAGGGATACCAAAGTGGTGGTGCTTCACACTGGGGGAACACTTGGCATGTTTGGATTGGCACAAAGGTACAAATCTATTTTCCAATCACTCAGAAGCACAAATCCCACTTCCGTTTAA
- the LOC122078617 gene encoding D-cysteine desulfhydrase 2, mitochondrial-like isoform X4 — MRLQQLPRNPAMSGTKDELRSRAFSNSSRQGGMASVRYTFSNNTQPSLGDMMEKNKQGLSFYVVRDDLLHPLVNGNKARKLDGLLPILEHLLVTDVVTCGGCQSAHTAAIAFSCAERGLKSHLLLRGEQPEVLTAYNLISTMYGNVTYIPRSIYAKRAEMLERHADFVAGGGSVIQLTDILNTSFASWNSEEVAFAQVEALRSTVTSCGAGKYPRKVIIINEGAGDAIGLLGVIRLVEYLSQTHLFGKEQPIKLVVDAGTGTTAIGLAIGARCLGLPWEVTAVMLADSVEGYKKQEERLISDFKMYCVLHPSDHAFDGLDGGIVHWVERIHRRKFGNVLEGEVEACQQIAKQTGVLVDPIYTLAAWEHATFLCQKTSDRDTKVVVLHTGGTLGMFGLAQRYKSIFQSLRSTNPTSV, encoded by the exons ATGAGACTCCAACAGTTACCAAGAAACCCTGCAATGTCTGGCACGAAAGACGAGCTTCGTTCCAGAGCATTTTCGAACAGTTCCCGG CAGGGAGGAATGGCATCTGTCAGGTATACCTTTTCAAATAATACGCAGCCATCTTTAGGTGACatgatggagaagaacaagCAAGGACTATCCTTTTATGTTGTGAGGGATGATTTGTTGCATCCTTTGGTGAATGGTAATAAGGCGAGAAAACTGGATGGCTTGCTTCCAATTTTGGAACATCTTTTGGTTACTGATGTG GTCACATGTGGAGGTTGTCAGAGTGCACACACAGCGGCCATTG CTTTTTCTTGTGCAGAGAGAGGGCTGAAGTCACATTTACTTCTACGAGGAGAACAACCTGAGGTTCTGACAGCATACAACCTGATATCCACTATGTATGGGAATGTCACTTACATTCCAAGATCAATTTATGCGAAGAGAGCAGAAATGCTGGAAAGGCATGCTGATTTTGTGGCAGGTGGTGGTTCTGTGATACAGTTAACTGATATACTCAATACATCATTTGCTTCTTGGAACTCTGAGGAAGTAGCCTTTGCACAAGTAGAAGCTTTGAGAAGCACTGTTACATCATGTGGAGCTGGAAAATATCCTAGAAAAGTTATTATAATTAATGAAGGTGCAGGGGATGCCATAGGATTATTAG GTGTCATTCGCCTTGTGGAGTACCTCTCCCAAACTCATTTATTTGGGAAAGAACAGCCCATAAAACTGGTTGTGGATGCTGGTACTGGGACCACAGCAATTGGTTTAGCTATTGGGGCCAGATGTTTAGG ACTGCCATGGGAAGTAACTGCAGTGATGCTGGCGGATTCTGTCGAAGGGTACAAGAAGCAGGAGGAACGCTTGATTTCTGATTTCAAGATGTATTGTGTTTTGCATCCTTCTGACCATGCTTTTGATGGACTGGATGGTggaattgtgcattgggtagaACGCATCCATCGAAGAAA ATTTGGCAATGTGTTGGAGGGGGAAGTAGAGGCATGCCAACAAATTGCGAAGCAAACTGGTGTTCTTGTGGATCCTATCTACACCTTGGCTGCTTGGGAACATGCGACATTCCTTTGCCAGAAGACTTCTGATAGGGATACCAAAGTGGTGGTGCTTCACACTGGGGGAACACTTGGCATGTTTGGATTGGCACAAAGGTACAAATCTATTTTCCAATCACTCAGAAGCACAAATCCCACTTCCGTTTAA